The following coding sequences are from one Thunnus maccoyii chromosome 17, fThuMac1.1, whole genome shotgun sequence window:
- the LOC121881800 gene encoding adhesion G protein-coupled receptor F5-like isoform X3 — translation MDLVLDLRIPVSSVPSNFIDILRNTSYIFPHNITQSLTVISLNLTTVCYPNSTGGLQCQCEEQFGWSCDKCNTYGTCSNTTTQTCDCINSVPSDGQFCESLTSITPCPTPSTAITTTPAMTTTQPMTTTPPMTTTTQMTTTTMPVSMTTTPVMTTAPMTTPMTMTTPMMTTTMPVNTTTTLMTTTPMTTTTTPVNTTTPLMTTTTPMTTTTTAKNTTTPLMTTTTPMTTTTTAKNTTTPLMTTTTPMTTTTMAVNTTKMPVTQTTMPEKTTTTPMMTTTKQMTTTTTKQMTTTTTTTTTTTEVRQLSLTMDMDFNDEFNNEENEVYIDTNQAIQEQCMKFITNLISATIIRFRAGSTIAEYSVRAPAFNNAEIEDVKTGIFADLGEKYPMIYESTESLTFSSSEVFSGESVTLTCGPPPPNLNLGSDWIAEWRRDNNLIRSDDEHSFSNNNGQATLTVSKSFATDNGRYECKLKKGNLAFRQKSKGTFTVKETPVIQVKPIRRKVKCKVDDKVSLQCSVQSPYKVKFQDTPDTGSRRNITHNFTIPDCENLDRTFICQVENYPQFNKNIKLDLSTGNFDCSDDEFGAGNDGDTSEVPCGQDRVGEKTAVCRKNEGQWVEQQDTCILLPVQQLFEQSESLNNNSLPGFLEQLSNVTSVFTAEVVESPNDINAIVDILNNVATLTSSSHITITKDLMEDVLLTAGVLTTDEAKRSWDNLNTNTPTTTSTVRRSNSSEAQSASSTFLFSIETITKALANDSFDIVTPSILLNKTAVTGTFNADFNSSVVVDIPDGGSNNITVITFASMDNVLPARDENNSTFNVINGRVVLLQSGDTINNVSFTFDIINKTIGNPQCVFWNFSLFNGLGGWDNEGCELVSDGNETVTCNCNHLTSFSMLMSPSIPKDPVLDFISFIGVGISMGSLVICLIIEAVIWRKIRRNNTSYLRHVSIVNIAMSLLIANIWFIIGAAISDAKEENPPACNAATFFIHVFYLSLFFWMLASGLLLLYRTVSVFDDGLTRKSMLAIGFSLGYGAPLIIATITIAVTAPKEAYIRGTGVCWLNWDESKALLAFVIPALLIVLINLMILLVVIYKMLRRRAISAQADERHVLVVIARSLAVLTPFFGLTWGLGVGTMTNPNNKGIHISFAFFNSLQGFFILVFGTLLDKKVRSEIAIKSQFSSGTSGTKVRAVFLIMSFFVSRSSVPFQILWQFMFSPLFLILDHQRWNLIIKWIGLFPELEKRKRWLQYVVQCLRCISVLHQHLICTQHKRYF, via the exons ATGGATTTAGTCCTTGACTTGCGCATTCCAGTCTCCAGTGTGCCATCAAATTTCATTGATATATTAAGGAACACAAGTTACATCTTTCCACACAACATCACTCAGTCTTTAACAGTAATAAGTCTAAATTTGACCACAG TCTGTTATCCAAACTCCACCGGAGGACTGCAGTGTCAGTGTGAGGAGCAGTTTGGTTGGTCGTGTGACAAGTGTAACACCTATGGCACATGCAGCAATACCACCACTCAAACCTGTGACTGCATAAACAGCGTTCCTTCTGATGGACAGTTCTGTGAATCGCTCACAA GTATCACGCCATGTCCGACCCCAAGTACTG caataACGACAACACCAGCAATGACGACAACACAACCAATGACGACAACACCACCAATGACGACGACAACACAAATGACGACGACAACGATGCCAGTGAGCATGACAACAACGCCAGTGATGACAACAGCACCCATGACAACACCAATGACGATGACAACACCAATGATGACGACAACAATGCCAGTGAACACGACGACAACGCTGATGACGACAACACCAATGACGACGACAACAACGCCAGTGAACACGACAACACCGCTGATGACGACGACAACACCAATGACGACGACAACAACGGCAAAGAACACGACAACACCGCTGATGACGACGACAACACCAATGACGACGACAACAACTGCAAAGAACACGACAACACCGCTGATGACGACGACAACaccaatgacaacaacaacaatggcaGTGAACACGACAAAAATGCCAGTGACGCAAACAACAATGCCAGAGAAGACGACAACAACACCAatgatgacaacaacaaaacaaatgactacaacaacaacaaaacaaatgactacaacaacaacaacaacaaccacaacaacagagg TGAGACAATTGTCACTTACCATGGACATGGATTTTAACGATGAATTCAATAATGAAGAGAACGAAGTTTACATCGATACCAATCAAGCT ATTCAAGAACAATGTATGAAGTTCATCACAAATCTAATATCAGCAACAATAATTAGGTTCAG GGCCGGAAGCACCATCGCTGAATATTCTGTCAGAGCACCTGCTTTTAATAACGCGGAAATTGAAGACGTAAAAACAGGGATATTCGCAGATCTGGGAGAAAAATACCCTATGATATATGAGA gcACAGAATCCTTAACGTTTTCATCTTCTGAAGTATTTTCTGGGGAAAGCGTGACTTTGACATGTGGCCCTCCACCACCGAATCTCAATTTAGGTAGCGACTGGATTGCGGAGTGGAGACGTGACAACAACTTAATACGCTCAGATGATGAACACAGCTTTTCAAATAATAATGGACAGGCCACACTAACTGTGTCAAAATCCTTTGCCACTGACAATG GACGTTATGAATGTAAGCTGAAGAAAGGCAATTTGGCTTTCCGACAGAAATCCAAAGGAACATTTACAGTCAAAGAGACACCTGTGATCCAAGTGAAGCCAATCAGAAGAAAGGTTAAGTGTAAGGTTGACGACAAAGTGTCACTGCAGTGCTCTGTCCAAAGCCCTTACAAGGTTAAGTTTCAAGACACGCCTGATACAG gCTCAAGAAGGAATATCACCCATAACTTCACAATCCCCGACTGTGAAAACCTGGATAGGACATTCATTTGTCAAGTGGAAAACTATCCacaatttaacaaaaatataaaactggaTTTGTCCACAGGGA ACTTTGACTGTAGTGATGATGAGTTTGGTGCTGGAAATGATGGTGACACGAGTGAAGTTCCCTGCGGACAGGACAGGGTGGGAGAGAAGACAGCAGTTTGTAGAAAAAATGAGGGTCAATGGGTAGAGCAACAAGACACGTGCATCCTATTACCGGTTCAGCAGCTGTTCGAGCAGTCTGAG TCCTTGAATAACAATTCGCTGCCAGGATTCTTGGAGCAACTCAGCAATGTCACTAGTGTCTTCACGGCGGAAGTGGTTGAATCTCCCAATGACATTAATGCCATTGTTGACATACTCAACAATGTAGCAACcttaacatcatcatcacacatcacAATAACTAAAGATTTAATGGAG GATGTTCTATTAACTGCAGGTGTCCTCACCACAGATGAGGCAAAACGTTCATGGGACaatctaaacacaaacacacccaccaCAACCAGTACAGTAAGAAGAAGTAACAGCTCCGAAGCTCAAAGTGCCAGCTCAACATTTTTGTTCTCTATTGAGACTATAACAAAAGCCCTTGCCAATGACTCTTTTGACATTGTAACACCCTCTATTCTCTTGAACAAAACTGCAGTCACAGGCACTTTCAATGCCGACTTTAATTCTTCAGTGGTGGTAGACATACCTGATGGAGGAAGCAATAATATCACTGTGATTACATTTGCCTCTATGGATAATGTACTCCCTGCAAGAGACGAAAACAATTCAACCTTCAACGTCATCAATGGGAGAGTCGTACTTCTTCAGTCCGGTGACACCATCAATAATGTTTCATTCACATTTGATATCATAAATAAGACTATAGGGAACCCTCAGTGTGTTTTCTGGAACTTCAGCCTCTTCAATGGTCTCGGAGGATGGGACAATGAGGGCTGCGAGTTGGTATCCGATGGTAATGAAACCGTCACCTGCAACTGCAACCATCTGACCTCGTTCTCTATGCTAATGTCACCCAGCATTCCAAAGGACCCTGTGTTGGATTTTATAAGCTTCATTGGTGTTGGCATATCCATGGGTTCCTTGGTTATATGCCTCATCATTGAAGCTGTCATATGGAGAAAAATAAGGAGGAACAACACATCATACTTGCGCCATGTTTCCATTGTTAACATCGCAATGTCTCTCCTGATTGCAAATATTTGGTTTATTATTGGGGCCGCCATTTCAGATGCAAAGGAGGAAAACCCACCAGCCTGTAATGCAGCTACATTTTTTATCCATGTTTTCTACTTATCCCTGTTCTTCTGGATGTTAGCCTCAGGTCTGCTGTTGCTCTACCGCACAGTCAGTGTCTTTGATGATGGTTTGACTAGAAAGTCTATGTTGGCTATTGGATTCTCTCTAGGCTATGGGGCACCACTAATTATCGCAACCATAACTATAGCTGTAACTGCACCCAAAGAAGCATACATCCGAGGAACGGGGGTCTGCTGGCTCAACTGGGACGAGTCCAAAGCTCTGCTGGCATTTGTGATCCCTGCGCTGCTAATAGTCCTGATAAACCTCATGATCCTGCTTGTGGTGATATACAAAATGTTGAGGAGAAGGGCAATATCTGCACAGGCAGATGAGAGACATGTTCTGGTGGTTATTGCTAGGAGCTTGGCTGTCCTCACACCATTTTTTGGATTAACTTGGGGACTGGGAGTCGGAACCATGACCAACCCAAACAACAAAGGAATCCATATTTCATTTGCATTCTTCAATTCACTGCAG GGTTTCTTCATATTGGTTTTTGGAACACTGTTGGATAAAAAG GTGCGGTCAGAAATTGCAATTAAGTCACAATTTTCCAGTGGAACCAGTGGAACAAAGGTAAGAGCAGTTTTCTTaatcatgtcattttttgtaAGCAGGTCATCAGTCCCTTTTCAAATATTGTGGCAATTCATGTTTTCGCCTTTATTCTTGATATTAGACCACCAGCGCTGGAATCTCATCATCAAGTGGATTGGGCTTTTTCCGGAactggaaaaaaggaaaag ATGGTTACAATACGTCGTCCAATGCCTCCGGTGCATCTCAGTCCTTCATCAACACTTGATCTGTACACAAcacaaaagatatttttga